From the genome of Triticum aestivum cultivar Chinese Spring chromosome 3B, IWGSC CS RefSeq v2.1, whole genome shotgun sequence, one region includes:
- the LOC123066325 gene encoding uncharacterized protein, with the protein MAFNRAQLLVAFVLGLLLMCHGAEAFHQLFSSMNKDYNHGCMDWKECMKSCQKGGFDGGFCILSKCTCFKKGMHAPPPQHNAPELAPSEGPSQAKAMFARKVYMGMDN; encoded by the exons ATGGCATTCAATAGAGCACAATTGCTTGTTGCCTTCGTTCTGGGTTTGCTCCTCATGTGCCACG GTGCGGAGGCTTTCCATCAGCTTTTCTCCTCCATGAACAAGGATTACAACCACGGATGCATGGACTGGAAGGAATGCATGAAGAGTTGCCAAAAGGGGGGGTTCGACGGCGGATTCTGCATACTCTCCAAATGCACCTGCTTCAAAAAGGGTATGCATGCACCACCACCACAACACAATGCGCCAGAGTTGGCGCCATCTGAAGGGCCATCGCAGGCAAAAGCCATGTTTGCAAGGAAAGTTTACATGGGTATGGATAACTGA